The genomic segment CTTCTTCTAAAGCCAGTTGCAATTCGCTAGGGCTGATGATGCGCACATGCGGTATCCAATACCTAATGAGCGGGAGTATTTGATTGGCGTGGCTGATGTGGCTGCTAATAATCAGGCTGCCGTTTTCTAATTGTTTGACAGTTTCCTGTTGTGGAAATAGTTTTCTGCGTAAAAAGTAATAGGCTATTTGTGGTGCTACGGTGAGGAGGACTTCGGTTTTATCGCGGCTATACCAAATGTCTTCATTGCTTTCTATTTCTGCCTGTATTTCTGTGCTTGGCGTGAAGGTATCGTTGCTGATGCTTAATTGGCTAATACGGCTAAAGGTAAAGGCTTTTAGTTGTTGATTTTCTGTGGCCGCTAGATACCAGATTCCTTTGCTATTGACTAAGCGATAGGGCATTAAGGTGCGTGGTTTACCGGCGTAGCTGAGCTGGCAAATACGTTGCCGCTGTACGCTTCATCTAGCTGAATAAACTGGCTATCGTGGGGCTTGGGCTCTTCGTAATGATGGCCTTTGATGAGGTAGCTGCTATGCGTCAAGGTATCGAGCAGGGCAACCAGAAAGCGCTGGCTGGCATTGGGGAATAGCTGATCGACACCTGTAAGTCTGGCAAAGGACTCTAGGTCTTTAGAGGTCAGCTTACCTCGATAGGCGGTCGCAATTTGGTAGCGACCATCTTCTAGTTTGTTGACAATACCGCCTAGGCGATTTAAATCACGGTAGATGGTACGTTCGCTCACTTTAAATTCATCGGCAAGGGCTTGCCTGCTTAATGCGTCGCCTAAATTAAGTTTGAGCAAAATGGCGGCAATTCTGAATGCTAGGGTTTCATGCTCTGAGTTTACGACTTTCATTGTTTGACTGCTTTTATATAGGTAGTGATTGCTTTTGATTTTTTTTTGGTGCGAAGCTTACACATGTTCGTCATATTTTGCGATGTTTATGTCATAGTTCATATGGGTAATTAAAACATAGCCTGCTGACAGGGCATGGCAGTGGATTAAGCTTAGAAAAAAAGAAGTCGAGGATGGAGTAAGGGAGTCTTGAGGCGTAAAAAAACCGCCATCATTGGATGGCGGTTTTTTGTGGGCTAAAGCTTATTGCTCATTAACAGATTCTGCAGGCTGTTGCCAGGGCAGCGGTACATTGATGCCATTGAGCGTGAAAGCGCCTTTTTCCAGCGATGCTTTGGCAGAGAGCAGGCCGTTTTCGCTGCGGATCAGGTTTTGATCGGTGAGCTTATTGATCTGGCCTTCTACAAATTGCCCTGCCAGATAGTCGAGATCGTCTGCTGCTACGCCGCTGTCTGGCCCGCCAAACATATTGCGGGCTTGCCACATCACCATGGTTTCGATCACTTTGCGTGGTACAGAGAAATCGGCTCTGGCGTGAAGTTTACTTACAAATTCGACCGGTTTATCCAAGTCTTCAGGCTTAAAGCCTTTGAGGCCTACTTCGGTGGTAAAGCGGATTGAGCCATCAGGCAGTTTAACGTCAAACTTTTTAATAGCCAGCAGCGGGTCGTGCGTGAGCAGTGGCATGCCATGTGTTTTAACCAGTTTAACCAGCTCGCCGGAGAACTCATCACGCTTCAGTTGTTTTTTCTGGAGTGCGGTAAATTCATCTGCCAGCTTTGCAAGCGTTGGGCCGTGTAAATGGCTGGCAGTGGCTTGTAGCTCGGCAGGGCCATAGGGCTGATCGTCGAGAATTAAGCGGGCAAGGTTGATATTTGCGCCGCCGTTAATATACTCGCCATCTTCTGCAATATTGCCTGCGTATTTCAGGTTTTCTAATTTAAGCTTAATCGGCGTACCTTCCGATAGCTGCATATTAAAACCGGCCAGATTGGCGTTGGTTGTACCCAGCATCACGCCGGTTTTACCGCGAATATGATCAAAGCCAAAGCTTAAATCATTAAAGGCAAAGGAGAGTTTGCCCTTGGCCTCCCCGGATAAACCCGGTGCATTGGCAATGAGTTTTACGCTGTTGAAATCACCACCATAATTAAGTGTGGCATCAAAGCCTTTCCATTTGGCTTTTACGCCGGAAATGGCTTCTTCATAATCAAAGCTGGGTACTTTTACAGATATAACACCATCGTCATTAAAGCCAATTCTGTTTTCAATATGAATGGGCTTTTGTGTGCCAAAGAATTGGGTTAAAAACTTTTGTGTTTCCGGGGAAAAAACAAATTCAGATTCAACCACTGCTTTATATGGGCGCAGATTAAAGCTGCTTAGCAGTGGGAAGGGGCCGTGCTTAATATGCTGGGTATAGGTCACTTCAAATTTAGGCAGCTCAGTGCCTGCACGCTCAATAAAAAAGCGATAAAGCTCAGGATTAAGCAATAGCGTGGTTTTTTCGTTGGAGCTAAACCAGCCAGGCTGATATTCACGATTTTTTACAATAAAGTAGGGCAGGCTGCTTAGCCATTCATGCTGCTTTTGCAGTGTTTTTTCAGCGGCTTTCCCAGCTACATAGGCACCGCCAATATAGGCTGTGGACAGGATGGCGGCTGTGATTGCACTACCCAGTAATACTTTACGTTTCACCATTGTCTCCGACATTCAATATCGTGCCTCGCGCATCAAAAAGGCGTTTCAGATGCAAGCTTGGCAGAAAAACGGGCGCTTGTGGCGCCCGTTAAGATTGGATTTTATATCCGTTGCGCGAGTTCTACAGCTTTACCAATGTAGTTGCTTGGTGTCAGCTCTTTAAGGCGGGCTTTTTCCAGCTCGGGAATTTCTAAACCATCAATAAATACAGCCAGTGCTTCACGGGTCATACCACTCTTGCCACGGGTCAGCTCTTTTAACTGCTCATAGGCATTAGGCACGGCATAGCGACGCATGACAGTCTGGATTGGCTCGGCCAGCACTTCCCAGTTGGCGTTCAAATCATCCAGCATGGCTTGACGATTGACTTCCAGCTTGTTCAGGCCTTTTAAGCAGGCACTGTAAGCCAGCAGGCTATAGCCTAAACCAACGCCCATATTACGCAATACGGTAGAGTCGGTAAGGTCACGTTGCCAGCGGCTGACTGGCAGCTTTTGCGAAAGATGAGTCAGCATCGCATTAGCCATGCCCAGATTACCTTCGGAGTTTTCGAAGTCAATAGGGTTAACTTTATGCGGCATTGTGGAAGAGCCAATTTCATTCTTATTGACGCGCTGTTTAAAGAAGCCCAGCGAGATATAACCCCAGATATCGCGGTTCATATCAATCAGAATGGTGTTGGTACGGGTAAACGTGTCGTACAGCTCGCTCATGTAATCATGAGATTCAATTTGCGTGCTGTAGGCGTTAAAGCTGATACCGAGGCTTTCTACAAAACGGCGGCAGAAGTTTTCCCAATCAAAATCAGGGTAGGCCGAGATGTGGGCATTGTAGTTACCAACCGCGCCATTGATTTTGCCCAGCAGTTCAATTTTTTCGATTCGAACAAGCTGACGCTCAAGGCGGTAGGCCACATTGGCCATTTCCTTACCCATGGTGGTCGGTGTTGCTGGCTGGCCGTGGGTACGGCTCATCATTGGCGCATCGGCTAAATCGTGGGCCAGCTCTTTGAGCTTAGCGATCATTTCTTTAAGCTTTGGCAGCATCACCGCGTCACGCGCGCCTTTTAACATCAGGGAGTGGCTTAGGTTATTGATGTCTTCCGAAGTACAAGCAAAATGGATGAATTCGTTGGCAGCACTGACTTCGGCGTTGCCGGACAAGCGTTCTTTCATCCAGTATTCCACGGCTTTTACATCGTGGTTGGTCGTGCGCTCGATGGTTTTCACTTCCAGCGCGTGCTCTGGTGAAAACTGGGCGACAACCGCATCGAGTTCAGCGATGGTGGCTGCAGAGAAAGGCTTAATCTCTTCAATGGCCGCTTCTGCGGCAAGGGCTTTTAGCCAGGCAATTTCAACGGCCACGCGGCTTTTAACCAGTGCGTATTCGCTAAAATGTGGACGTAAATCGGCGAGCTGTTTTTCATAACGACCGTCGAGCGGGGATAGGGCGGTAAGGGCTGAAAGTTCCATTCTAAGCCAAGTCTCACGTCTACAAAAATCAAGGCGCTAATTTTACCACAGCCCACGCCTGCTGCTCTTGCCAAACTGCATTGGCCAGACAAATGAAATGGTAAAAAAAACGATGCGGCCGCCGTTTTATCGCGAGGTCAGAGCCGTTATATTCATTGCCCTAGCTGGGCGATTATTAATATCCTACTTTGATGTTAAGTATTTGATCAGTTTAGTGAAATTTTACCAAAGAATTTATCTTGTGTTGTTTGCAACGGCAAAACAAATAAGGGTGACAGCAGAGGCTTAGTCTTGTAAGAATATCACTACAAATAAATCAATAAGAGGATGGGGCGATGAATACTGAAATTACAGCAGACTGGCAAAATTGGATTGTTGAAAATCTGGCTAGGGGCTGCGTACCACAATCATTAGTCGAGGTGATGGCAGGAAAAGGGTTTGACCCGATTTTTGCCAATGCCATTGTTTTTCATTTTTCTAATTTGTCAGCGCAAACGACAGCGGCCGTGCCAAGCGCGGCTTATGTGGCTGAGCGCCCCCGTTTTCCGATGGAAGGCGGGGTTATTCAAACGCATGACCGTGCTGTTCGGGTGAGCGCCAGAGTGAATAAGCCGGTTGTGGCGATTCTAGATGATGTCTTATCACTGGAGGAGTGCGATGAGCTGGTGCGTTTATCCAAGAGCAAGTTAAAGCGTTCGACGATTGTTGATCCGCAAACCGGCGCAGAAGAAGTGATCGATGATCGCAGCAGCTACGGTACTTTTTTTACGGTGAATGAAAATGAGTTTATTGCCAGGCTGGATCGCCGTATTGCCGACGTCATGCACTGGCCGATTGAAAACGGCGAAGGTATGCAAATTTTAAATTACAAAATCGGCGGCGAATATAAGCCGCACTTCGATTATTTCCCCGTTGCCGATAAAGGCAGTCAGGTGCATTTAAAAAATGGCGGCCAGCGTGTATCCACACTTGTAATGTATTTAAATGATGTGGATGAAGGCGGTGAAACGATTTTCCCAGAGCTGGGGCTTGCCGTTGCGCCAAAAAAAGGCTCGGCCGTTTATTTTGAATACTGTAATAGCCAAAGCCAGACCGACCCTCTTACTTTGCACGGTGGTAATCCGGTCAGGAAAGGCGAAAAGTGGATTGCCACTAAATGGATGCGCCAGGGGCGGTTTGGCTGATGGGAGTTAGGGGGCGTACATAGCCGCGAAAATTCCATCCAAAACCCAAGTCTTGAAACACAGAGGGCACAGATAACACGGAGCATCACGGAGAAAACCTAGCTTTCCCGTATGTCTTTCTCCGTGTTCTCCCTTTTCTCCATGGTTTAAGATTTGGGTTTTATGCTGAGGTGGCGTTTTCCGTAGCTAAGTACCAGCTGCTACTTCAGCCTTAGCCTTGATCTGCCCGCCGTAAATTCAGCGTTTCGCCTTGCCCGGTAATCGCTTTGAGCTGCTCCAGCCAGGGCTGAATATCAATCCCCCTTTCTGCCAGCCATGCATCGTTGTAATAAGAATGCGCATAGCGCTCTCCGCTGTCGCAAAGCAGGGTCACAATGCTGCCACTTTGCCCTGCAGCTTTCATTTCTAAAGCCAAAGCCAGCACGCCAGCTAAATTACAGCCAGTAGACCCGCCTACTCTGCGGCCTAGTTTTTCTGCCAGCCAGCGTGTTGCAGCAATCGACAGCGCATCGGGTACTTGAAACATACTGTCTATCACTGCAGGAATAAAAGACGCTTCAACTTTAGGGCGGCCAATGCCTTCAATTAAAGAACCGCAATGCAAGCTTAAGCTGCGATCCTTGCTGCAAAAGGCATCAAAAAATACCGAGTTATCCGGGTCCACACAGGCAATTTTTGTGCTGTGCTGGCGATAACGCACATAGCGCCCAAGGGTGGCAGATGTGCCGCCCGTGCCGCAGCTGGCAACAATCCATTGTGGGATCGGGTGAGGCTCTAATGCCATCTGTGCAAAAATAGATTCGGCAATATTGTTATTGGCCCGCCAATCGGTTGCGCGCTCTGCGTAAGTAAACTGATCCATAAAGTGGCCACCGGTTTCTGCGGCAAGCCTGAGTGATTCACTGTGTAAGGTGGTTGGATCATCAACCAGATGGCAGCGCCCGCCATAAAAAGTAATGGCTGCAATTTTTTCGGGGCTGGTGGAGGCTGGCATAACCGCAATAAAGGGCAGGCCTAATAGCCGTGCAAAATATGCTTCTGAAATTGCGGTTGAGCCGCTGGATGCTTCAATGACTGTGCTTTGGGCATGGATCCAGCCATTTGCAAGGGCGTATAAAAATAATGAGCGGGCTAAGCGATGCTTTAAGCTACCCGTTGGATGGCTGGATTCATCTTTTAAATAGAAATCGATGCTAGGAAAACCCGGTAAATCGAGCGGGATTAAATGGGTATCTGCAGAGCGGTTAAAATCGGCTTCAATCGTGCGAATAGCACGGGCAACCCAAGTGCGGCTATTAGTCATATGCGTCATTACTTTGGTGCGAAAGATATCAGAGCATTTCATGGGGGGCGCTCTGGTTCAAGCAAAAAATGCGGGCAGGGCAAATAAAGTTTTAAGAGTATGCGGGGCAGGCATAAAAAAAGGCACCAGCGGTGCCTTTTGTACTGAATTGTGAGCTTATTTTTTAGCAGGCTGACTGGCTTTCATGGCTGCTTTCGATGCCGCTGCAGCGGCAGGTTTTTCGGCCTTGGCCGGGGCTGCTGTAGCTGCTGCTTTACCGCCAACAGAAATCTCGCCTTTTACTTTGTTGTAAACACCATCTTTAATGCCGGGTACTTTTTTAAGGTCTTCAGCGCTCTTAAAGGGGCCATTTTTGCTGCGATATTCAATAATTGCTTTTGCTTTGGCTGGGCCAAAACCATTCACTGCTTCCAGTTGTTCCTGGCTGGCAGTGTTAATATCTACCGCAGCAAGCGTCATACCGTGCAGTGCAAATGCACCGAGTAATGCGATTAGCCATTTCTTCATGAGATTCCCTTTATTTAAGATAAACAGACGGGCTCAGTGCCTCGGCGAGGCAGTGCAGCTTTAATATAGCACGCCCTGTGTGTTTTTCGTGTCAGATTAGGTTCAGCTTATGGTTGCCATTACATCAGAACAAGCCGTTGGGCATTATGAGAATTTCCCTGTGGCTTCTTTGGTTTTGCCCCGCAAATATCGTAAGGCTGTTGCGGCTGTTTATCACTTTGCCCGTCATGCCGATGATTTGGCCGATGAGGGCGATGCCACACCAGAAGAGCGCATCCGTGCGCTGGGGCAGTGCCGTGCCGAATTAGATTTAATTGCTGCGGGAAAAACACCCGTGACGCCGCGCTATCAGGCGCTGGCGATTGCCACGCACCAGTACCAAATCCCTGTTCAGCTTTATCACGATCTGCTGGATGCGTTTACACAAGACGTAACCAAGCATCGCTTTGCCGAT from the Iodobacter fluviatilis genome contains:
- a CDS encoding WYL domain-containing protein; translated protein: MPYRLVNSKGIWYLAATENQQLKAFTFSRISQLSISNDTFTPSTEIQAEIESNEDIWYSRDKTEVLLTVAPQIAYYFLRRKLFPQQETVKQLENGSLIISSHISHANQILPLIRYWIPHVRIISPSELQLALEEEVKQYFTTA
- a CDS encoding HTH domain-containing protein, which codes for MKVVNSEHETLAFRIAAILLKLNLGDALSRQALADEFKVSERTIYRDLNRLGGIVNKLEDGRYQIATAYRGKLTSKDLESFARLTGVDQLFPNASQRFLVALLDTLTHSSYLIKGHHYEEPKPHDSQFIQLDEAYSGNVFASSATPVNHAP
- a CDS encoding YdgA family protein yields the protein MSETMVKRKVLLGSAITAAILSTAYIGGAYVAGKAAEKTLQKQHEWLSSLPYFIVKNREYQPGWFSSNEKTTLLLNPELYRFFIERAGTELPKFEVTYTQHIKHGPFPLLSSFNLRPYKAVVESEFVFSPETQKFLTQFFGTQKPIHIENRIGFNDDGVISVKVPSFDYEEAISGVKAKWKGFDATLNYGGDFNSVKLIANAPGLSGEAKGKLSFAFNDLSFGFDHIRGKTGVMLGTTNANLAGFNMQLSEGTPIKLKLENLKYAGNIAEDGEYINGGANINLARLILDDQPYGPAELQATASHLHGPTLAKLADEFTALQKKQLKRDEFSGELVKLVKTHGMPLLTHDPLLAIKKFDVKLPDGSIRFTTEVGLKGFKPEDLDKPVEFVSKLHARADFSVPRKVIETMVMWQARNMFGGPDSGVAADDLDYLAGQFVEGQINKLTDQNLIRSENGLLSAKASLEKGAFTLNGINVPLPWQQPAESVNEQ
- the purB gene encoding adenylosuccinate lyase, translating into MELSALTALSPLDGRYEKQLADLRPHFSEYALVKSRVAVEIAWLKALAAEAAIEEIKPFSAATIAELDAVVAQFSPEHALEVKTIERTTNHDVKAVEYWMKERLSGNAEVSAANEFIHFACTSEDINNLSHSLMLKGARDAVMLPKLKEMIAKLKELAHDLADAPMMSRTHGQPATPTTMGKEMANVAYRLERQLVRIEKIELLGKINGAVGNYNAHISAYPDFDWENFCRRFVESLGISFNAYSTQIESHDYMSELYDTFTRTNTILIDMNRDIWGYISLGFFKQRVNKNEIGSSTMPHKVNPIDFENSEGNLGMANAMLTHLSQKLPVSRWQRDLTDSTVLRNMGVGLGYSLLAYSACLKGLNKLEVNRQAMLDDLNANWEVLAEPIQTVMRRYAVPNAYEQLKELTRGKSGMTREALAVFIDGLEIPELEKARLKELTPSNYIGKAVELAQRI
- a CDS encoding 2OG-Fe(II) oxygenase, encoding MNTEITADWQNWIVENLARGCVPQSLVEVMAGKGFDPIFANAIVFHFSNLSAQTTAAVPSAAYVAERPRFPMEGGVIQTHDRAVRVSARVNKPVVAILDDVLSLEECDELVRLSKSKLKRSTIVDPQTGAEEVIDDRSSYGTFFTVNENEFIARLDRRIADVMHWPIENGEGMQILNYKIGGEYKPHFDYFPVADKGSQVHLKNGGQRVSTLVMYLNDVDEGGETIFPELGLAVAPKKGSAVYFEYCNSQSQTDPLTLHGGNPVRKGEKWIATKWMRQGRFG
- a CDS encoding PLP-dependent cysteine synthase family protein, which codes for MKCSDIFRTKVMTHMTNSRTWVARAIRTIEADFNRSADTHLIPLDLPGFPSIDFYLKDESSHPTGSLKHRLARSLFLYALANGWIHAQSTVIEASSGSTAISEAYFARLLGLPFIAVMPASTSPEKIAAITFYGGRCHLVDDPTTLHSESLRLAAETGGHFMDQFTYAERATDWRANNNIAESIFAQMALEPHPIPQWIVASCGTGGTSATLGRYVRYRQHSTKIACVDPDNSVFFDAFCSKDRSLSLHCGSLIEGIGRPKVEASFIPAVIDSMFQVPDALSIAATRWLAEKLGRRVGGSTGCNLAGVLALALEMKAAGQSGSIVTLLCDSGERYAHSYYNDAWLAERGIDIQPWLEQLKAITGQGETLNLRRADQG
- a CDS encoding ComEA family DNA-binding protein, whose amino-acid sequence is MKKWLIALLGAFALHGMTLAAVDINTASQEQLEAVNGFGPAKAKAIIEYRSKNGPFKSAEDLKKVPGIKDGVYNKVKGEISVGGKAAATAAPAKAEKPAAAAASKAAMKASQPAKK